The following proteins are encoded in a genomic region of Fundidesulfovibrio putealis DSM 16056:
- a CDS encoding FliI/YscN family ATPase: MTLDAPACLSLLDELDPVRTFGKVSKVVGLIAEGKGIKAPLGAVCRLMSGDGKGVPAEVVGFRDDSCLLMPYGELRGVSQGCLIQNTATPPLLPVGNRFLGRVIDAFGEPIDNKGPIDPRRYYPLYGEPPSPLSRPRITEPMDVGVRAINGLLTLGKGQRVGIMAGSGVGKSTLMGMIARNTKADVNVIGLIGERGREVLEFIEKDLGPEGMARSVLVVATSDQSPLVRMRAAYAATAMAEFFRDQGKDVILMMDSVTRFAMAGREVGLAAGEPPTTRGYTPSVFAHLPKLLERAGRNNLGSITGIYTVLVDGDDFNEPIADSTRSILDGHIVLTRDLADQGHFPAIDVLRSVSRLRSDVAPKEAVAAGRNFIRMLATYKRVEDMVNIGAYQAGASAEIDQALQMIGPIRNYLQQQVHEAETLEGSFGALQALVGG, translated from the coding sequence ATGACCCTGGACGCCCCGGCCTGCCTCTCCCTTCTGGACGAACTGGACCCCGTGCGCACCTTCGGCAAGGTGAGCAAGGTGGTGGGCCTGATCGCGGAAGGCAAGGGCATCAAGGCCCCCCTGGGCGCTGTGTGCCGCCTCATGTCCGGCGACGGCAAGGGCGTTCCCGCCGAAGTGGTCGGCTTCCGCGACGACTCCTGCCTGCTCATGCCCTACGGCGAACTGCGCGGCGTGAGCCAGGGCTGTCTGATCCAGAACACCGCCACTCCGCCGCTTTTGCCCGTGGGCAACCGCTTCCTGGGCCGCGTCATCGACGCCTTCGGCGAACCCATCGACAACAAAGGCCCCATCGACCCGCGCCGCTACTATCCGCTCTACGGCGAGCCCCCAAGCCCCCTGTCGCGCCCGCGCATCACCGAGCCCATGGACGTCGGTGTGCGCGCCATCAACGGCCTTCTCACCCTGGGCAAGGGCCAGCGCGTGGGCATCATGGCCGGGTCGGGCGTCGGCAAGTCCACGCTCATGGGCATGATCGCCAGAAACACCAAGGCTGACGTGAACGTCATCGGGCTTATCGGCGAGCGCGGTCGCGAGGTGCTGGAATTCATCGAGAAGGACCTGGGGCCGGAGGGCATGGCCCGCTCGGTGCTGGTGGTGGCCACCTCGGACCAGAGCCCGCTCGTGCGCATGCGCGCCGCCTACGCGGCCACGGCCATGGCCGAATTCTTCCGCGACCAGGGCAAGGACGTGATCCTCATGATGGACTCCGTCACCCGTTTCGCCATGGCCGGGCGCGAAGTTGGGCTGGCCGCTGGCGAGCCGCCCACCACCAGGGGCTACACCCCGTCCGTGTTCGCGCACCTGCCCAAGTTGTTGGAACGTGCGGGGAGGAACAATCTGGGCTCCATCACCGGCATCTACACGGTGCTCGTGGACGGCGACGACTTCAACGAGCCCATCGCGGACTCCACCCGCTCCATTCTGGACGGGCACATCGTGCTGACGCGCGATCTTGCCGACCAGGGGCACTTCCCGGCCATCGATGTGCTCCGGAGCGTCAGCCGACTGAGAAGCGACGTTGCCCCCAAGGAGGCCGTGGCCGCCGGGCGGAACTTCATCCGCATGCTGGCCACGTATAAGCGCGTGGAAGACATGGTGAATATCGGCGCGTACCAGGCGGGCGCTAGCGCGGAGATCGATCAGGCCTTGCAGATGATCGGCCCCATCCGCAACTATCTCCAACAACAGGTCCACGAGGCCGAGACCCTGGAGGGGAGCTTCGGGGCGCTTCAGGCGCTGGTGGGAGGATAG
- a CDS encoding SPFH domain-containing protein has protein sequence MLIVAMSFAGLVLLLLLLSVTVVPQQSAYIVERLGKYSRTLEAGFHVLFPLIDRVGYKFSFKEEVIDTPAQPCITKDNVTVHVDGLVYIKVNDPRLAAYGIANYRTAATQLAQTSLRSSIGKITLDKTFEERELINAEVVKAVDEAAMGWGVKVLRFEIKDIAPPESVKNAMEAQMTAEREKRAQIALAEGQKQSAINISEGLKQQAINISEGDKQRQINEAEGRSKQIELVAMATANGIRQVAEALGAEGGLTAANLRVAEQYVDAFGKMAKESTTMLIPQNMADVAGMIATAMQTIKKTG, from the coding sequence ATGCTGATAGTCGCCATGAGTTTCGCGGGGCTGGTCCTGCTGCTGCTTCTGTTGTCGGTCACGGTGGTGCCCCAGCAGAGCGCCTACATCGTGGAGCGCCTGGGCAAGTACAGCCGGACCCTTGAAGCGGGATTCCACGTCCTGTTTCCCCTGATCGACCGGGTGGGCTACAAGTTCTCCTTCAAGGAAGAGGTGATCGACACCCCGGCCCAGCCCTGCATCACCAAGGACAACGTCACCGTGCACGTGGACGGGCTGGTGTACATCAAGGTGAACGATCCCAGGCTCGCGGCCTACGGCATCGCCAACTACCGCACCGCCGCAACCCAGCTGGCCCAGACCTCGCTGCGCTCGTCCATCGGCAAGATCACCCTGGACAAGACCTTCGAGGAGCGCGAGCTGATAAACGCCGAGGTGGTCAAGGCCGTGGACGAGGCGGCCATGGGCTGGGGCGTGAAGGTGCTGCGCTTCGAGATTAAGGACATCGCCCCGCCCGAATCCGTGAAAAACGCCATGGAAGCCCAGATGACCGCCGAGCGGGAGAAGCGCGCCCAGATCGCCCTGGCCGAGGGCCAGAAGCAGAGCGCCATCAACATCTCGGAGGGCCTCAAGCAGCAGGCGATCAACATCTCCGAGGGCGACAAGCAGCGCCAGATCAACGAGGCCGAGGGCCGCTCCAAGCAGATCGAGCTGGTGGCCATGGCCACGGCCAACGGTATCCGGCAGGTGGCCGAGGCCCTGGGCGCGGAGGGCGGGCTGACTGCAGCCAACCTGCGCGTGGCCGAGCAGTACGTGGACGCCTTCGGCAAGATGGCCAAGGAATCCACCACCATGCTCATCCCGCAGAACATGGCCGACGTGGCCGGGATGATCGCCACGGCCATGCAAACCATAAAGAAGACCGGGTAG
- a CDS encoding anaerobic nitric oxide reductase flavorubredoxin, whose product MLKKITDRVSYVGKIDWELRRFHGDEYSTHHGSSYNSYLVRGAKTALIDTVWAPFAGEFMDNLTREGVLEKIDYVISNHAEPDHSGAMPLLMKARPELPVYCTANGVKTLKGMYHQDWNFQVVKTGDTLDLGEGLTLTFVEAPMLHWPDTMFSYLSGENILFSNDAFGQHLASETLYNDTVDQCELFQEALKYYANILTPFSKLVTKKINDVLALNLPLSLICPSHGVIWRKDLTSIVEAYLKWADDYQEDQAVVVYDTMWNATRRMAEAVAQGMREERPGMTVKCLSASKCDVNDLISEVFKSKAVVVGSPTFNKGILRSIAAVLEEMRGLAFKKKKGAAFGAYGWSGESVKMIEAGLAEAGLELAAPGLKMLWNPDNGGLDQCREFGRSVAATLS is encoded by the coding sequence ATGCTCAAGAAGATCACGGACCGGGTCAGCTACGTCGGCAAGATAGACTGGGAACTGCGCCGGTTTCACGGCGACGAATACAGCACGCATCACGGATCGTCGTACAATTCGTATCTGGTGCGGGGCGCCAAGACCGCGCTGATCGATACGGTCTGGGCTCCCTTCGCCGGGGAGTTCATGGACAATCTTACGCGCGAGGGGGTGCTGGAGAAAATCGACTACGTGATCTCCAACCATGCCGAGCCCGACCACAGCGGGGCCATGCCGCTGCTCATGAAGGCCCGCCCGGAGTTGCCCGTGTACTGCACGGCCAACGGCGTGAAGACCTTGAAGGGCATGTACCACCAGGACTGGAACTTCCAGGTGGTGAAGACCGGCGACACCCTGGACCTGGGCGAGGGTCTGACCCTGACCTTCGTGGAGGCCCCCATGCTCCACTGGCCCGACACCATGTTCAGCTACCTCTCCGGGGAGAACATCCTGTTCTCCAACGACGCCTTCGGCCAGCACCTGGCCAGCGAGACCCTCTACAACGACACCGTTGACCAGTGCGAGCTGTTCCAGGAGGCCCTGAAATACTACGCCAACATCCTGACCCCCTTCAGCAAGCTAGTGACGAAAAAGATTAACGACGTGCTGGCGCTGAACCTGCCCCTGTCGCTCATCTGCCCCAGCCACGGGGTGATCTGGAGAAAGGACCTGACCAGCATCGTGGAAGCCTACCTCAAGTGGGCGGACGACTACCAGGAAGATCAGGCCGTGGTGGTCTACGACACCATGTGGAACGCCACACGGCGCATGGCCGAGGCCGTGGCCCAGGGCATGCGGGAGGAAAGGCCCGGCATGACCGTGAAGTGCCTGAGCGCCTCCAAGTGCGACGTGAACGACCTGATCTCCGAGGTGTTCAAGTCCAAGGCCGTGGTAGTGGGCTCGCCCACCTTCAACAAGGGCATCCTGCGCTCCATCGCGGCGGTGCTGGAGGAGATGCGCGGCCTGGCCTTCAAGAAGAAAAAGGGCGCAGCGTTTGGCGCATACGGCTGGAGCGGCGAATCCGTGAAGATGATCGAGGCAGGGCTGGCGGAGGCCGGGCTTGAACTGGCCGCGCCAGGGCTCAAGATGCTCTGGAACCCGGACAACGGCGGCCTGGACCAGTGCCGCGAATTCGGGCGCTCCGTGGCTGCGACGCTGTCCTGA
- a CDS encoding NfeD family protein, with the protein MIWSPPVLWTVAGLALIALEALVPGLVIMFFGVGALITALACLLLDLSWAAQVVLFASASVLSLLTLRGTLAKVFQGRQRQDQEQVESIDSLVGADAVVTEAVEAGGTGRVKLRGSFYTATSDEALAVGQRVCVVADSGGDHSLLTVEKK; encoded by the coding sequence ATGATCTGGTCGCCTCCCGTCCTGTGGACCGTCGCCGGTCTGGCCCTTATCGCCCTGGAAGCGCTGGTTCCGGGGCTGGTCATCATGTTTTTCGGGGTCGGCGCGCTGATAACGGCCCTGGCCTGCCTGCTGCTGGATCTGTCCTGGGCGGCGCAGGTGGTGCTCTTTGCGAGCGCTTCCGTCCTGAGCCTTCTCACCCTGCGCGGCACGCTCGCCAAGGTGTTCCAGGGCCGCCAGCGCCAGGACCAGGAGCAGGTGGAGAGCATTGATTCACTGGTGGGGGCCGACGCCGTGGTCACCGAGGCCGTCGAGGCCGGTGGGACCGGGCGGGTGAAGCTGCGCGGCTCCTTCTATACGGCCACCTCGGACGAGGCGCTTGCCGTCGGCCAGCGGGTGTGCGTGGTCGCGGATTCCGGCGGGGACCATTCGCTTCTGACCGTGGAGAAAAAGTAA
- a CDS encoding FliH/SctL family protein has translation MSSSDAQQPGEQAQGAFLPGNARVVMGIGMAGPQEMTVNQIEGTKVQVLDQQTELEFWARVRAKAQAKAREILNQAMAEGELIKEQARQEGLAQGMADARQSCQLELEGLGGTMAAMLDGLEAERRNLWTRHRQEFAALLKLSVEKTLHTELSERRQEILGNLMDQAIELLDTRAGFTVLVHPGDEESAAQILEEAKRLHPALGAWRIKGDPAMTPGGVRLESEAGVVDNTLDTRFEQISDLLERVEFSDPQP, from the coding sequence ATGTCTTCATCTGACGCACAACAGCCGGGCGAACAGGCTCAGGGAGCGTTCCTTCCGGGCAACGCGCGGGTGGTCATGGGCATCGGCATGGCCGGTCCCCAGGAGATGACCGTCAACCAGATCGAGGGTACCAAGGTCCAGGTGCTGGACCAGCAGACCGAGCTGGAATTCTGGGCCAGGGTGCGCGCCAAGGCCCAGGCCAAGGCCCGCGAGATCCTGAACCAGGCCATGGCCGAGGGCGAGCTCATCAAGGAGCAGGCCCGCCAGGAGGGCCTGGCCCAGGGAATGGCCGACGCCCGTCAGTCCTGCCAGCTCGAGCTTGAAGGGCTGGGCGGCACCATGGCCGCAATGCTTGACGGCCTGGAAGCCGAGCGCCGCAACCTCTGGACCAGGCACCGTCAGGAATTCGCCGCCCTGCTCAAACTTTCCGTCGAGAAAACCCTGCACACCGAGCTCTCCGAGCGCCGCCAGGAAATCCTCGGCAACCTGATGGATCAGGCCATCGAGCTCCTGGACACCCGCGCCGGGTTCACCGTGCTGGTGCACCCCGGCGACGAGGAGTCCGCCGCACAGATCCTGGAGGAGGCCAAGCGGCTGCATCCCGCACTGGGCGCGTGGCGCATCAAGGGCGATCCGGCCATGACTCCCGGCGGCGTGCGCCTGGAATCCGAGGCCGGCGTGGTGGACAACACTCTCGACACCCGCTTCGAGCAGATCTCCGACCTGCTGGAGCGCGTGGAATTCTCGGACCCGCAGCCATGA
- a CDS encoding YkgJ family cysteine cluster protein, with translation MESGLQTGQPPKSWLTGIRKAQALLDAAARLGIARMAHAEGPGGAGLACRPGCDQCCRESVIPVSAPEVGAALTHLLERTPGPVRGLVLARLRGRKDGECPFLLDSTCSVYADRFLACRQFHIFGAPCRDGGNVWELRRADIPFPDPEIRLQGLRVLASLSGVPAEDMTPGWLEDFLKQVSPPLHSWDLRSPRGLLALLDDAQVQGSPFFFGPQE, from the coding sequence ATGGAATCAGGGCTGCAAACGGGGCAACCCCCCAAATCCTGGCTGACAGGCATACGAAAGGCCCAGGCCTTGCTGGACGCCGCCGCAAGGCTGGGCATCGCCCGCATGGCGCATGCGGAAGGCCCCGGCGGAGCGGGCCTGGCCTGCCGCCCCGGCTGCGACCAGTGCTGCCGGGAAAGCGTCATCCCCGTGAGCGCCCCGGAAGTGGGCGCGGCCCTCACGCATCTGCTGGAGCGCACCCCCGGCCCCGTACGCGGCCTGGTTCTCGCGCGGCTGCGCGGGCGGAAGGACGGGGAATGCCCCTTTCTTCTCGACTCCACCTGCTCGGTCTATGCCGACAGGTTCCTGGCCTGCCGCCAGTTCCACATCTTCGGCGCTCCCTGCCGGGACGGCGGCAACGTCTGGGAGCTGCGCCGCGCCGACATCCCGTTCCCCGACCCGGAGATTCGCCTGCAGGGCCTTCGGGTGCTGGCGTCTCTGAGCGGCGTGCCCGCGGAGGACATGACTCCCGGCTGGCTGGAGGATTTCCTGAAACAGGTCTCCCCTCCCCTGCACAGCTGGGACCTGCGCTCCCCCCGGGGCCTGCTGGCCCTGCTGGACGACGCGCAGGTCCAGGGGAGCCCCTTCTTTTTCGGCCCACAGGAGTAA
- a CDS encoding MBL fold metallo-hydrolase, which yields MKNVVALFAAVLLSFSARAALALTVDALPTSGGELKIGLVGHGSLYFEYQGKIIQVDPWSKVGDYASLPKADLVLITHEHRDHLDPDAMALTAKPGAPVVANVTAGPKIPGAKILKNGESAEVAGFRIQAVPAYNVAHRRPEGQHYHPKGEGNGYVITFGDKRVYVAGDTEDVPEMAAIENVDVAFLPMNLPYTMTPEMVSKAARMHKPKVLYPYHTGETDVTLLPPLLADSPWIEVRLRPMK from the coding sequence ATGAAGAACGTAGTCGCCTTGTTCGCCGCCGTCCTGTTGTCCTTTTCCGCCCGGGCAGCGCTGGCCCTGACCGTGGACGCCCTGCCCACATCCGGGGGGGAGCTGAAGATAGGCCTCGTCGGCCATGGCTCCCTCTACTTCGAATACCAGGGGAAGATAATCCAGGTGGACCCGTGGAGCAAGGTCGGAGACTACGCCTCCCTGCCCAAGGCGGACCTTGTGCTCATCACCCATGAGCACCGCGACCATCTCGACCCCGACGCAATGGCCCTGACGGCCAAGCCGGGAGCGCCCGTGGTGGCCAACGTCACGGCAGGCCCCAAGATTCCCGGCGCGAAAATCCTCAAGAACGGCGAATCGGCAGAAGTGGCCGGATTTCGCATCCAGGCCGTTCCGGCCTACAACGTGGCACACCGCAGGCCCGAGGGGCAGCATTACCACCCCAAGGGAGAAGGAAACGGCTACGTGATAACCTTCGGCGACAAACGCGTGTATGTGGCGGGCGACACCGAGGACGTGCCGGAGATGGCCGCCATCGAGAACGTGGACGTGGCCTTCCTGCCCATGAACCTGCCCTACACCATGACCCCGGAGATGGTGTCCAAGGCCGCGCGCATGCACAAGCCCAAGGTGCTCTACCCGTACCACACCGGGGAGACCGACGTGACGCTCCTGCCGCCTCTGCTGGCGGACTCGCCCTGGATCGAGGTGCGCCTGCGACCCATGAAGTAG